The Fortiea contorta PCC 7126 genome has a segment encoding these proteins:
- a CDS encoding glutathione S-transferase family protein produces MIDLYTFTTPNGRKASIMLEEVALPYTVHKIDITKQEQFTPKYIAINPNSKIPAIVDQETGITVFESGAILIYLAEKTSKLLPKEPKNRFQVIEWLMFQMGGVGPMFGQLNHFKKFASEKIPYAIERYEKETLRIYSVLDKQLADNEFIAGDYSIADIATYPWVAIYEMQGLTLDNHPNLHRWVETLQQRPAVQRGMNVP; encoded by the coding sequence ATGATTGACCTCTACACCTTCACAACACCAAACGGCCGCAAAGCTTCTATCATGTTAGAGGAAGTCGCACTTCCCTACACCGTCCATAAAATCGACATTACCAAACAAGAGCAATTCACACCAAAATACATTGCCATCAACCCCAACAGCAAAATCCCTGCAATAGTTGACCAAGAAACCGGAATTACAGTTTTTGAATCCGGCGCAATCCTCATTTACTTAGCAGAAAAAACCAGTAAATTACTACCCAAAGAGCCAAAAAATCGCTTTCAAGTAATTGAATGGTTGATGTTCCAAATGGGAGGTGTAGGGCCAATGTTTGGACAACTCAACCATTTTAAAAAATTTGCATCTGAAAAAATCCCCTACGCCATCGAACGCTATGAAAAAGAAACCTTGCGAATTTATAGCGTATTAGATAAACAACTCGCAGACAACGAATTTATCGCTGGTGACTACTCCATCGCTGACATAGCAACCTATCCTTGGGTAGCAATTTATGAGATGCAAGGCTTGACATTAGATAACCACCCAAATCTTCATAGATGGGTAGAAACTCTGCAGCAGCGCCCCGCAGTCCAGCGCGGAATGAATGTGCCTTAA